A single Verrucomicrobiaceae bacterium DNA region contains:
- a CDS encoding MBL fold metallo-hydrolase — MLPDLLIVSTWIVQFFVLRDDDGLYLIDTGFIGGCAALKAALEERGWSHLPIRGILLTHGHLDHTLNAPALAKEHGAWIAGPAADLEHFENRAVYAGWGRVAGVLEKIGRQVLLMPAFRPQRLLRDGDEIAVWGGLRVISLPGHTHGHCGFYSEKHRLLFSGDLFATFGFGPQIAPFYLNQDSAEAHRSICRALELPLEGVLPSHADEAPPQRQLEYLRRLVMTMRPL; from the coding sequence ATGCTGCCTGACCTGCTCATCGTCAGCACGTGGATCGTGCAGTTTTTCGTCTTGCGGGACGATGATGGGCTGTATCTCATCGACACTGGCTTCATCGGTGGCTGCGCGGCTTTGAAGGCGGCGCTGGAAGAGCGCGGGTGGTCACATCTGCCGATTCGCGGCATCTTGCTCACGCATGGGCACCTCGATCACACGCTCAATGCTCCCGCGCTTGCCAAAGAGCATGGCGCTTGGATCGCTGGACCCGCCGCAGATCTCGAACACTTCGAAAACCGAGCCGTTTATGCCGGTTGGGGCCGCGTGGCTGGCGTTTTGGAGAAAATCGGTCGCCAAGTGCTTTTGATGCCCGCTTTTCGTCCGCAGCGTCTTTTGCGCGATGGCGACGAAATCGCGGTTTGGGGCGGTTTGCGTGTCATTTCGCTCCCTGGGCACACGCATGGCCATTGCGGCTTTTACTCGGAAAAGCATCGTTTGCTCTTCAGCGGCGATTTGTTCGCCACGTTTGGCTTTGGGCCGCAAATCGCGCCTTTTTACCTCAATCAAGACAGCGCAGAAGCCCATCGCAGCATTTGTCGTGCGTTGGAGTTGCCGCTGGAAGGCGTTCTGCCGAGCCATGCGGATGAGGCGCCGCCGCAGAGGCAGTTGGAGTATTTGAGAAGGCTGGTGATGACAATGCGCCCGCTCTGA
- a CDS encoding DUF1080 domain-containing protein, whose translation MKSLLAFTLLATTAFAADYPRVIFSDDFSAEGFGKAWGHYKSSSVVKDGVLVGITAPTSDHSAVDNIKFTGEKDLQVKVKFRFVSDKAKSFNVWFDDKNYKGSHAGHICQASISPTGVNLSDAKTGGFNLEGGLYDRKKANQLTDDEKKMLATKQTRVPAKISLSEWHTLVVTTSGDTISVSIDGKEVGSFASAGIAHDTKSLVSLTTNAVDVEYDDFSISGVAK comes from the coding sequence ATGAAATCACTGCTCGCCTTTACACTGCTCGCCACTACCGCCTTCGCCGCCGATTACCCACGCGTCATTTTCTCCGACGACTTCAGTGCCGAGGGCTTCGGCAAGGCCTGGGGACACTACAAAAGCTCCAGCGTCGTCAAAGACGGCGTGCTCGTCGGCATCACGGCACCGACCTCCGACCACAGCGCGGTCGATAACATCAAGTTCACCGGAGAAAAGGACCTCCAGGTGAAGGTGAAGTTCCGCTTCGTCAGCGACAAGGCGAAGAGCTTCAACGTGTGGTTCGACGACAAGAACTACAAAGGCTCCCACGCCGGCCACATCTGCCAGGCATCCATTTCACCGACCGGGGTGAATCTGTCGGATGCAAAGACGGGAGGCTTCAACCTCGAAGGCGGCCTCTACGACCGCAAAAAGGCCAATCAACTCACGGACGACGAAAAGAAGATGCTCGCCACGAAGCAGACGCGTGTGCCTGCGAAGATCAGCCTCAGCGAGTGGCACACCCTCGTCGTCACCACCAGCGGCGACACGATCAGCGTCAGCATCGACGGCAAAGAAGTCGGCAGCTTCGCCTCCGCAGGCATCGCTCATGATACGAAATCGCTCGTCAGCCTCACGACGAATGCCGTGGACGTCGAATACGACGACTTCAGCATCAGCGGTGTGGCGAAGTGA